A region of [Bacteroides] pectinophilus DNA encodes the following proteins:
- a CDS encoding rod-binding protein — translation MSDLITSGIGSYYMDSVSDTSSSTSELEKTLGSGDLSNASDDELMQVCKDFESYFIEQMFKSMEKMIPKDEDEDESSSMSSMTDYYKEEMMSKYAEYASESDGGKGLGIAQTLYEQMKRTYGSSELPEQI, via the coding sequence ATGAGTGATCTGATTACTAGCGGAATCGGTTCGTATTATATGGATTCTGTATCTGACACATCATCTTCAACATCCGAACTTGAGAAGACACTTGGCAGCGGTGATTTGTCTAATGCGTCCGATGACGAGCTCATGCAGGTGTGTAAGGACTTTGAAAGCTATTTCATCGAGCAGATGTTCAAGTCTATGGAGAAGATGATACCGAAGGATGAAGATGAGGATGAAAGCTCATCTATGAGTTCTATGACAGATTATTACAAGGAAGAGATGATGAGCAAATATGCAGAGTATGCTTCGGAGTCTGATGGCGGAAAAGGGCTTGGAATAGCACAGACGCTCTATGAGCAGATGAAGCGCACATATGGTTCGTCAGAACTTCCGGAGCAGATATAA